The following proteins are co-located in the Clostridia bacterium genome:
- the rpsP gene encoding 30S ribosomal protein S16, protein MATKIRLRRMGGKKKPFYRVIVADSRSPRDGRFIEELGYYDPLRDPAAIEIDKDKVAKWMACGAQPTESVKSLLRRAGINISPGRGA, encoded by the coding sequence CTGGCAACTAAGATTAGGCTTAGGCGGATGGGTGGTAAGAAAAAGCCCTTTTATCGAGTAATTGTGGCGGATTCTCGTTCGCCTCGCGATGGACGTTTTATCGAAGAACTGGGTTATTATGATCCGCTTCGCGATCCCGCGGCTATTGAGATTGATAAAGACAAGGTAGCCAAGTGGATGGCATGTGGCGCTCAACCCACCGAATCGGTAAAATCGCTTTTAAGGAGGGCCGGAATTAATATATCGCCCGGGAGAGGTGCATAA
- a CDS encoding KH domain-containing protein produces MQELLKFLASALVDHPEAVEVKEVQGERSVILELRVAPEDMGKVIGKQGRIANALRTVIKAAGARDGKKVVVEIVQ; encoded by the coding sequence ATGCAGGAACTGCTCAAGTTTCTGGCTAGCGCGTTGGTAGATCATCCGGAAGCGGTGGAGGTAAAGGAAGTTCAGGGCGAAAGATCGGTAATCCTAGAACTGAGGGTTGCGCCTGAGGATATGGGAAAGGTAATTGGCAAACAAGGAAGGATTGCTAACGCTCTCCGGACAGTAATCAAAGCGGCTGGAGCGCGTGATGGTAAGAAAGTCGTAGTAGAAATAGTTCAGTAA
- the rimM gene encoding 16S rRNA processing protein RimM, with protein MGRPKRVAIGRVITTYGYSGEMRIEPWTDYPERFQVLREVWVRPVGKPTIRARVRGVRFQSSSILLSLEGVNTKEEAAPLRGAVLEVEIADVYPLPEGSFYIFELQGLHVYTARGEYLGRVGEIIKTGGNDVLAVRSRSGREILLPALKSVVKKIDLVDGRMIVSPPAGLGE; from the coding sequence GTGGGCCGACCCAAGCGCGTAGCTATCGGTAGGGTAATTACTACCTACGGCTATAGCGGGGAAATGCGCATCGAACCATGGACCGATTACCCGGAACGCTTTCAAGTGCTAAGGGAAGTATGGGTAAGGCCGGTTGGAAAACCAACAATCCGGGCGAGGGTACGTGGGGTTCGGTTCCAAAGTAGCTCGATACTCTTGAGTTTGGAGGGTGTGAATACTAAAGAAGAAGCAGCTCCCCTTCGAGGGGCTGTTTTAGAGGTAGAAATAGCTGACGTTTACCCGTTGCCAGAAGGCTCCTTCTATATTTTCGAGCTGCAGGGTTTGCATGTATACACTGCCCGGGGGGAATACCTGGGAAGGGTTGGTGAGATCATTAAGACTGGGGGCAATGATGTATTGGCTGTTCGCTCTAGATCAGGGCGCGAAATCTTATTGCCGGCTTTGAAGAGTGTGGTCAAGAAGATTGACTTAGTTGATGGCCGCATGATCGTTAGCCCGCCAGCCGGTTTAGGTGAGTGA
- the trmD gene encoding tRNA (guanosine(37)-N1)-methyltransferase TrmD encodes MRIDVLTIFPEMLVQSLSYSILGRAQQKGLVSFNAVDIRNFAFNKHRAVDDYPYGGGQGMVMQAEPIFLAAEKVLEEAGGKEGTKIILLSPQGSLFTQAKAWELSRLSHLVLICGHYEGVDERVREFLADEDLSIGDYVLTGGEIPALVVIDAVVRLLPGVLGSPASACDDSFSRGILEYPQYTRPYDFRGYKVPDILLSGNHAEIAKWRRKQSLLRTYMKRPDLLAKIKLSSEDEKLLAEALAESDA; translated from the coding sequence ATGCGTATCGACGTTCTGACCATTTTTCCCGAGATGTTGGTGCAATCTCTCTCCTATAGCATTCTTGGCCGAGCCCAACAGAAAGGGTTGGTTTCCTTTAACGCTGTGGATATTAGGAATTTTGCCTTCAACAAGCATCGGGCGGTTGATGATTACCCGTATGGCGGCGGCCAGGGGATGGTGATGCAGGCGGAACCGATTTTCCTGGCGGCTGAAAAGGTACTAGAGGAAGCTGGAGGGAAAGAGGGCACCAAGATCATCTTGCTAAGTCCTCAGGGGAGCCTGTTCACCCAGGCCAAGGCCTGGGAATTGTCTAGGTTATCGCACCTAGTGCTGATTTGCGGGCATTATGAAGGAGTGGATGAACGAGTCCGCGAGTTCTTAGCTGATGAAGATTTATCCATTGGGGATTATGTTTTAACCGGTGGCGAAATCCCTGCCCTAGTTGTAATTGATGCAGTGGTACGATTGCTGCCAGGGGTATTAGGTTCGCCAGCTTCTGCCTGCGATGACTCATTTAGCCGAGGTATTTTGGAGTATCCCCAATATACCCGCCCTTACGATTTTCGCGGGTATAAGGTTCCGGACATACTACTTTCGGGCAACCATGCAGAGATTGCCAAGTGGAGGAGAAAACAATCGCTATTACGAACATACATGAAGCGGCCGGACCTTTTGGCTAAGATTAAACTGAGTTCAGAAGACGAAAAACTTTTGGCTGAGGCGCTAGCTGAGAGTGATGCTTAA
- the rplS gene encoding 50S ribosomal protein L19: protein MLYQEAKRNAKEELPQFQIGDTVRVHVKVVEGNRERIQPFEGTVIRRRGKGLDETFTVRRVSYGVGVERTFLLHSPRIERIEVVRRGRARRARLYYLRERIGKAARVAERR from the coding sequence ATGTTATACCAGGAAGCTAAAAGAAATGCCAAAGAGGAACTGCCCCAGTTTCAAATTGGGGACACAGTGCGAGTGCATGTTAAGGTAGTTGAGGGAAACCGGGAACGCATCCAACCTTTCGAAGGTACTGTAATTCGCAGGAGAGGCAAAGGATTGGATGAGACCTTTACAGTTAGAAGGGTTTCTTATGGCGTAGGAGTAGAGCGTACTTTCCTTTTGCACTCTCCGCGCATCGAACGGATAGAAGTAGTAAGGCGCGGGCGTGCTAGGCGGGCTAGGTTGTATTATTTACGGGAAAGGATAGGGAAGGCGGCTCGCGTAGCCGAAAGGCGATAA
- the lepB gene encoding signal peptidase I, translating into MNRSIGAQEEQVSKENERRSTIIDFLEVLVIAAVLAAIIRLFLFTPFYIPSSSMEPALEPGDRIIVNKILYHFAVPQRGDIVVFRYPVDPSRDFVKRIIGLPGETVEVRNSRVYINGRPLEESYLPSQLSYPNYGPIRVPQGSFFVMGDNRPDSDDSRVWGCLPDRYLIGKAVLIFWPLDRLRWLH; encoded by the coding sequence ATGAATAGATCAATTGGCGCTCAAGAGGAACAGGTTTCCAAAGAGAACGAAAGGCGATCGACAATAATCGATTTCCTGGAAGTATTGGTTATTGCCGCCGTGTTAGCGGCGATAATAAGGCTTTTCCTGTTTACGCCTTTCTATATTCCCTCCTCCTCCATGGAACCAGCCCTGGAGCCAGGGGATCGGATTATTGTTAACAAGATCCTCTATCATTTTGCAGTTCCTCAGCGGGGGGATATAGTAGTTTTTCGATACCCTGTAGATCCTTCTCGTGATTTTGTTAAGCGGATTATTGGTCTACCGGGGGAAACGGTAGAGGTTCGTAACAGTAGGGTATATATAAATGGTCGTCCCTTAGAGGAAAGCTATTTGCCCTCGCAGCTCTCATACCCTAACTATGGACCCATCAGGGTACCTCAAGGATCGTTTTTCGTCATGGGCGACAATCGACCTGATAGCGATGATAGTCGGGTCTGGGGTTGTCTGCCCGATCGCTATTTGATCGGAAAAGCGGTGCTGATTTTTTGGCCTTTGGACCGCCTAAGGTGGTTGCATTAG